The window GGCGCCGCTGCCGCCGGAACCGCAGCTGGCCGACCAGGCGCACCTGATGATCGCCAACCCTTTCCGCGCGGGCGAGAAGATCGGCAAGCTGTTCGCGACGCACCCGCCGATGGCCGACCGCATCGCGCGACTGGAGGCGATGGCCGGGCGCGGGCCTGGTCAGTACTGACACCCCCGTCACTTTCGGGCGAGATCTGCACACCCGCGGGCACCCGTTTAGGGTGTGGTCCGTGCTGAGCAGAATCATGATCGTGCTGGCCGGAGCCGCGGCAGCGGTGCTCGGCGCCTCGGGTGTGGCCTCGGCGGAGCCGGTGCTGCCGAATATCAACGCGATGCCGCCGGCGAACCCGAAGGACTACGCCGCCAACGACGGCGCCTGGTACGTGTTCAGCGCACTCGACGGCGTCACCTGCGTGCTGGACCGCGGGTCGGGCAGCTACGGCTGCAGCGGGCCGCTGCCTGCCGCGCCGGGCGGGGCGAACCTGGTCACGGGTAACGCCGGCGGCGGCGTGGGGTTCGCCAACGCTGCGCAGCCGATGTACGGGATCGTCGAGAACGCCCCGGCGCTGGCGCCCCACAGCCGCCTCAGTTTCAAGACCGTGAGCTGCGGCACCGACGGGTTCGCGACGTCGTGCATCAACACGTTCAACCAGTCGGGCTTCGTCATCAGCCCGACCGGTTCGTACGCGTTCTGAAACACTGCCGACCCTTTTGCCGACACTTAGGCTGTGATGGTGCTGAGCCGATCTGTAGTCGCTGCCGTGTGCGTCGCCGCGGCCGGTGTCCTCAACGCGTCCGGCCTGGCCGCGGCGCAACCGCCGCCGCCACCGCCCCCTCCGCCGGCTCCCGACATCAATGCCTATCCACCGGCCAACCCGAAGGACTTCGCGGTCCATCAGGGGTCGGCGTACGCGTTCACCACCGCCGGTCTGACGTGCATGGTGCAGCGCTCGGGACCCTACGGGTGCAGCGGGGTCCTGCCCGGTGCCCCCAACAACGCGAACCTGGTGAGCGGCCGCTCCGGAACGGTTCCGGGGTTCGGCGCCGCACCGCAGCCGATCGTCGGCGAACCGGTCAACGCGCTGCCGCCGAACACCCGGATCAGCTTCGGCACCGTGAGCTGCGGCGGGGACGGCACCGTCACGGCGTGCGTCGACAGCATGAATCAGGCCGGCTTCGTGGTCAGCCCGGATGCCACCTGGATCGTGAACGCGGTCAACCCGCTGGTCGCGCGTCCCGAGGGCACGAACCCGTACTTCAACTAGGGGTCAGAACCCCGAGCCGTGCACCTCGTGCCCGGGCTTCTCGGCGACCAGACCGTGGTAGGCCTGCTCGACGGTCGAGCCGTGGTTCACGACCCCGTCGACCTCGCGCGCGATCGGCATGGAGATCCCGTACTTCTCGGCGAACTCCATGATGACGCTGGCGGCCTTGACCCCTTCGGCGACCTGGTTCATCGCGGCGATGATCTCCTCGATCGTCTTGCCCTGACCGAGCTGCTCGCCGACGTGCCGGTTGCGGCTGCGCTGCGAGGTGCACGTCACGATGAGGTCGCCCATACCGGCCAGGCCGGCGAAGGTGTCGCGGTGCCCGCCCATCGCGACGCCCATCTTCGACATCTCGTTGACGGCGCGGGCCATCACCATCGCGCGGGTGTTCTCGCCGATGCCCAGCGAGTAGCCCATGCCGACGGCGATCGCGTAGACGTTCTTCAGCGCACCGGCGATCTCGACGCCGACGACGTCGTCGGTGGTGTAGGTACGAAAACGCTTGGTACGAAACAGGTTCGCGAGATTGGCGGCGAGATGCTGGTCGGGCATCGCGAGCACCGCGGCGGCGGCGTACCCGTCGGCGACCTCGCGGGCGATGTTGGGTCCGGCGAGGATCCCGGCGGGATGGCCCGGCAGCACCTCGTCAACGATCTGGCTCATCCGGTAGTTGGTGCCCTGTTCGAGGCCCTTGACCAACGACACCACCGGAACCCACGGTCGTAGCTCCTTGGCCAGTTCGGTGAGCACGCCGCGGAATCCGTGCGACGGTACGCCCATCACGATCACGTCGGCGCACTCGGCGGCCTCGGAGAAGTCGGTCGTGGCCTTCAGGGTGTGGGCGAGTTCGACATCGTCGCCGAGGTACTTGCTGTTGCGGTGGTTGTCGTTGATGTCGCTCGCGGTTTCCTCCGAGCGCACCCACTGCAGCGTCGGGCCGCGCCGGGCGCAGATCGACGCGACGGTGGTTCCCCAGGAGCCGCCGCCGAGAACAACAACCTTGGGTTCGCGCTGCGCAGGTGCCATGGCGATCACCCTAGGTCGGGGGAGCCACCCCGAGGGCGGAAATGACGTCGCTCAGGTCCGCGGGCGACGAGCGTGGGGCCCGTGTACGCGCAACGACGGTTTCGCGTACACAAGGCCCACGGTCGCTGCGCTCAGCGGTAGTTGACGAACTGCACCGCGAAGTCGAGGTCGGCGCCGCGCAGCAGGGACTGGACGGCCTGCAGATCGTCGCGCTTCTTGGAGCTGACGCGGATCTCCTCGCCCTGGATCTGCGCCTTCACACCCTTGGGGCCCTCGTCGCGGATCAGCTTGGTGACCTTCTTGGCGTCCTCGCTCGAGATGCCCTGCTTGATGCTGCCGATCACCTTGTAGGTCTTGCCCGACGGTTGCGGGTCGCCGGCGTCGAACGCCTTCATCGAGATGTCGCGGCGGATCAGCTTCTCTTTGAAGACGTCCACGGCGGCCTTGACGCGTTCTTCGGTGGAGGAGACGAGGATGATGCCTTCTTCGCCCTGCCACTCGATGGTGGTGTCGGTGCCCCGGAAGTCGAATCGGGTGGCCAGCTCTTTGGCCGCCTGGTTGAGCGCGTTGTCGACCTCCTGGCGGTCGACCTTGCTGACGATGTCGAACGAAGAATCCGCCATTGGACCCGTCCCTCCCTCGCGGTGTCGGTGCTTGCGACCATCTTGGCCGTAGCCGGCGGTGACAGCCAAACCACCCTGGCGATTTGTTGTGGGGGTATGGGTTCGTTATATCCTGCTGTGCGCGCTCCACAGCGCACGCAGCACCCCGGCAGGTTGCCCGAGCGGCCAATGGGAGCGGACTGTAAATCCGTCGGCTAACGCCTACACAGGTTCGAATCCTGTACCTGCCACGCTGGTCAGGCCCCCTTTCGAGGGGGCCTGCTTGCGTTCTGGGGGACGGCCGTCCGCAGTGCGTCCGCAGTAGTCGCGGCAGCCGCATCGAACGCGGCCGCTACGGCGTCCAGATCGTCCGGGAACAAGTGGCCGTAGCGGTCCAGCGTCAGCACCGCCGACTTATGGCCCAAGAGCTTCTGTACGACCTTGATGTTCGCCCCTGACCGAATGGCCAAGCTGGCGCATGTATGCCGCAGGTCGTGCAGCCGCGCACCCTCGCACCCGTCGACCGCCGCCGAGGCCTTCTGGAAGGTGTAGCGGGCCTGACCGAGCGTCAGGTACCCCCCGCCGCGCGCAGACGGGAACACTAACGCCGTCTTGTCCCGGTCGCCGATCTCCGTCTCCAGCATCCTCGCCACGAACGCTGGCACCGGCACCGTGCGATTGGTGTGA is drawn from Mycolicibacterium gilvum and contains these coding sequences:
- a CDS encoding NAD(P)H-dependent glycerol-3-phosphate dehydrogenase, with amino-acid sequence MAPAQREPKVVVLGGGSWGTTVASICARRGPTLQWVRSEETASDINDNHRNSKYLGDDVELAHTLKATTDFSEAAECADVIVMGVPSHGFRGVLTELAKELRPWVPVVSLVKGLEQGTNYRMSQIVDEVLPGHPAGILAGPNIAREVADGYAAAAVLAMPDQHLAANLANLFRTKRFRTYTTDDVVGVEIAGALKNVYAIAVGMGYSLGIGENTRAMVMARAVNEMSKMGVAMGGHRDTFAGLAGMGDLIVTCTSQRSRNRHVGEQLGQGKTIEEIIAAMNQVAEGVKAASVIMEFAEKYGISMPIAREVDGVVNHGSTVEQAYHGLVAEKPGHEVHGSGF
- a CDS encoding YajQ family cyclic di-GMP-binding protein; translated protein: MADSSFDIVSKVDRQEVDNALNQAAKELATRFDFRGTDTTIEWQGEEGIILVSSTEERVKAAVDVFKEKLIRRDISMKAFDAGDPQPSGKTYKVIGSIKQGISSEDAKKVTKLIRDEGPKGVKAQIQGEEIRVSSKKRDDLQAVQSLLRGADLDFAVQFVNYR